CCACATGAGTGGATTTACTGTCTAGAATCTGGAGGTGATCTTTAATTATATTTTCCATCTCTTTTGTTTGGTTGTCTCTGTAGATGTGAATAAGATTTCTACACATACGTTTGATCATGGAAAGTGTGGAGGCTTTAGTGAAATATTTTGGCGAGTTGGAATATCCATTTGCTTCCAAAAACTTCTCACAAGTAAACTTATCTAACAAAACACCGCCATGAAACGGATCAATGTAGGTAAAGTAACCTTCCGATTCATATTGTAATAGAAAATGGAGTGGTAAATTGGTTCCGTAAAGTGGCAAACCCAACCTTTGGCCAACTAACAAATACACGACGGACAATGAAATTGGAATCCCCAATCTACTTTTGATTACTTGAAATAAATAAGAATTACCAGGATCGTTATAATTTTGGATATTTCCAACAAAACCTTCTTCTTGAAATAAAACCTGACAGAGGATTTGCACTTTGAGTTCATCGGTTAAATAACCAGAGTGGTCATCATACAATTCAGACACTCGAAGAGCAATACGATCCAATTCGTGTTTGATTTCGGCATAGTTTTGGTCAGGAAAACCAATACTAGATAACTGCACTGCCATCTCTTCCAAATCTTTATAATGATTAGTATTCCCGCGTAACGTGAGTTTGAAGAAGGAATGACGAAGTCTGTGACGAGTAATCTCTGATTTTAAATTACGAGCTTGCACACGAAGATAAGGATCTTTCACTTCATCCAAAGCAGATTCCAATTGGATCTGCCATGGAATGCGAGAGGCAATCAGTTTTAATAGAAATCGTTTTTTTTCAGGAGGGGCAACTTCCCAATCATACAATAAACGAGTGATATCATCCGGATAAAAGTCAGGAAAGGAAGTTTGACCCATGCAAAAACTATCTTTATAAAAACAAAAATGTCAATCGAATCTAAAAGATTATGCTAATTCTGCAAGTGCTTGCGCTTCTTGTTCTTTGTTCGGAGGTGTTCCATGCCATTTAGGATTATTCTCCATGTAAGAGACACCTTTTCCTAAAATAGTTCTAAACACAATTAGTGTTGGTCCACCGGTATGTTGTTTTGCTTTCGCAAATGCAGCAAAAATATCTTCCATATTATGTCCGTCTGCATTGATTACGTTCCAACCGAACATCTCGAACTTTTTATCCAAAGGTTCTAACTTCATCACTTCTTCTGTGTTTCCGTCAATTTGGATATAGTTACGATCCATAAAGGCAATAAGATTATCTGTTTTGAAGTGGACTGCAGATTGTGCTGCTTCCCAAGTCATTCCTTCGCCACATTCTCCGTCAGAAATACATGTATAAATTTTATATGTCTCTTTTTTCAGTTTCGCACCAAGTGCCAAACCAACAGATACAGACAATCCCTGTCCAAGAGATCCGGAACTAGATTCAATACCCTTCATATAACGAGTGGAAGGGTGGCCTTGAAGATAAGAATTGATATTACGAAACGTAAGTAAATCTTCTACGGGGAAATAACCAGAAAGTCCCATAGAAGCATAACGAACCGCACAAACATGACCATTGGAAAGTATGAGGCGATCTCTTTCAGGCCATTCAGGATTTTTGGGATCATGATTTAAAATAGAAGTATAAAGTGCCGCGTAGATATCAGCAAGTCCAAGGGGTCCACCTGGGTGACCAGAGTTGGCTGCCGTAACCATTTTGATTACTTGGATTCGGATATCTTTTGCAAATTTTTTTGCGACTTCAATTTTTTCCATGAACATTCCTTAAAGCGGTTTTGATTGAAATAAAAACAGACCGGAGATATAAACAATCGTGTACAATGGCAAAAAGATGTAATGCAATTTTACATGTAAGTTTCGTTTTCTTTTCCACCCCAAATAACCCATACACAACATAAGTATTAGGGCTATAGCTGCAAAAAAACGATGAATGTGTATAATGATTTCCGGTGCTATTGGATAAATTTGGTGCTCCGCAATGCCACCTAACAAATATTTAATGCTAAGTAAATAGACAGCTGCAGAAAGATTTGCTAAAATCCCGATGGTATTGAAGAGCCTATGTCGTTTTTGGTCAGTCTTTCGAAAGAAATACCCCAAATAAAAACCGATTATGGAAATCGTCATGAGAGAATTGACCAAAAACAGTGCCATCTCCTGTCATTCTGAAAGAATCCACCTCCGCTCAAAGAATTTTTATTTGACCTTAACGGCTTTTCACAAAAATTGGAAATGCATGCCGCCTTAGCTCAGTGGTAGAGCAGCTGTTTTGTAAACAGCCGGTCGGAGGTTCAAATCCCTCAGGCGGCTCCATGCAACTTCTTCGGGTAGGTACTCAAGTGGCCAACGAGGGCAGACTGTAAATCTGCTGGTTTTACCTTCGAAGGTTCGAATCCTTCCCTGCCCAAACAAGTCTCTACTACCACAGAAAGAAATCCCCAACTAACAACCAATTGAAGGATTCGAATAAAGGAGCTCGACTTCGACCCATAGGGAGAAGTTTCCGCACGACGCGGAAAAGAGCGACGACGGGCCCGCGCGAACGTAGCCAGGATGGCGGAGTGAAGGGTGGGCGAATCCTTCCCTGCCCAAACAAGTCTCTACTACCACAGAAAGAAATCCCCAACTAACAACCAATTGAAGGATTCGAATAAAGGAGCTCGACTTCGACCCATAGGGAGAAGTTTCCGCACGACGCGGAAAAGAGCGACGACGGGCCCGCGCGAACGTAGCCAGGATG
The genomic region above belongs to Leptospira terpstrae serovar Hualin str. LT 11-33 = ATCC 700639 and contains:
- a CDS encoding transketolase; its protein translation is MEKIEVAKKFAKDIRIQVIKMVTAANSGHPGGPLGLADIYAALYTSILNHDPKNPEWPERDRLILSNGHVCAVRYASMGLSGYFPVEDLLTFRNINSYLQGHPSTRYMKGIESSSGSLGQGLSVSVGLALGAKLKKETYKIYTCISDGECGEGMTWEAAQSAVHFKTDNLIAFMDRNYIQIDGNTEEVMKLEPLDKKFEMFGWNVINADGHNMEDIFAAFAKAKQHTGGPTLIVFRTILGKGVSYMENNPKWHGTPPNKEQEAQALAELA
- a CDS encoding transglutaminase-like domain-containing protein → MGQTSFPDFYPDDITRLLYDWEVAPPEKKRFLLKLIASRIPWQIQLESALDEVKDPYLRVQARNLKSEITRHRLRHSFFKLTLRGNTNHYKDLEEMAVQLSSIGFPDQNYAEIKHELDRIALRVSELYDDHSGYLTDELKVQILCQVLFQEEGFVGNIQNYNDPGNSYLFQVIKSRLGIPISLSVVYLLVGQRLGLPLYGTNLPLHFLLQYESEGYFTYIDPFHGGVLLDKFTCEKFLEANGYSNSPKYFTKASTLSMIKRMCRNLIHIYRDNQTKEMENIIKDHLQILDSKSTHVE